A region of the Mangifera indica cultivar Alphonso chromosome 10, CATAS_Mindica_2.1, whole genome shotgun sequence genome:
TATGAATTTGTAAAGTTCAATTACTTGTTAAGTTGGTAGCCATGGATATCAAGAGTGAACTTGAACTCATCAAAAAGGCCTTCGGCCATTTCGTTTAATACTCTATAATCTTTCACTATGCAAATACAATCTGTACATATTAATTACAGATGAATGTTAAATCCATCCCCTGCAGTTTTGCTACTGATACACATAACCCACCACTTCTGCacaatgtaatttttttgctGTTTTTTACTAATATTTAGCCGCCTGCTAACTTGTTCTTGATCCCAAGTTACCTTCAGATAAATCTGTATCAGGAAACCATCACCAGAGCTTACGTTAGCTTTTGACACCGTGATTAAACAATTTCATGTTTTCCTTTTATGGTGGGCACATGGGTGAACGGATTGAGAAGATTACCTGAAATTTGACTCTGACTGTGACACGCCAAAAAGATTATAACCAAGTCGAAATCAGTTGTTCATATATACTGAGTGATTAATTAACTCTTTCTTCCTTGAGAATCTTCTGATACCTTGGAATACCATTCTTTGCAGCTGAGACCTGAGCACATGATGCCAcacatattattataatttgatcatttgatTTCTTCTGTCACGATGAAATGTGAATGAAAACCCACTTTGCCAATGCAAAAAATCTTGAATCCAGCTTCAAATAAAACCTTTCCCAATTCTTTTTGAAGGCACAAATTTAAATGGGAAAGGAATAAAGATCATAGGCCACCCCAGCTCATATTTGATGCTGAGGAATTATTTTTGTTAGCTTTCGGGATGTGGACAACAAACCCTGATGGGGGAATCTGGTAAGTAGGATTCTATAGAAACATAAAGGGAGAAAGGCAGGTAAAGATTATATTCTGGGTAGAGTTGCAAATGGCATATAAATGCCAAAATTGACCAGTATAGAATCCTACTTACCCGTCAAATTCTCTGcatataaagattttatttttatgtatcatTCTGACTGGGGACTGAGTCAGCAACTAGAAACGATCAACCATATTTATTCtggaaaattaaacaaaatggtATCCACATTTTATGTTCACATTGCAAAAGTGTTTTATTTTCAAGACCAACAAATTGGACTTTTCTACACAAATTTCCCCGGAGGAAAAAATTAGGCAGACCGAGTCATATGTTAATGTTCTGACCTTCCAgaagaatattaaataaattcaaatcttcTACAGTAATAATTATTTGCAGAAGAGAGGACTTACAGCTTCGATGTCGATTTTGTAAACTAGgagttttcttctttctctgcaACTCGTTCTGTAAGCCACCACGATATGCCCAATGGCTAAAACCAGTGAACAGATGAACAAAGCCATTTCCATGGCTCTAAAATACCCATCTCGATCCATGTTTGAAACACTAAACACGAAGGAAGcctttaaagaaacaaaaattatagaCAACACTGAACACATCGTTGTAATCCCCAGATACGGCCCTCTTGAAAGCCGTGGTCCATCGCACAATCCATAAACAACTgtaaaacaaagaataaaagataaatacgGATGAAATTTCTCAGGATCAgtaagaaaaaaactttttgatTTACTCACAGATGATTATGGCTGATCGGATGATGGAGATTAAAGGTATGTCGATGAGAGAATAGCGAAAATCGTAGTTAGTGAAGCGGGTAGAGAGGGTTTCGAGAGATaaagaagaaggagaaatgGCAGCTGAAAGAAGGGCAGAAGGGAGAAGAGTATCAGCAATAACAAGCAAAACCGGGGCAGAAAAAAGCAGCAAAGAAATCAACATGTTGATCAAGAAGAACACGGTCTTAAGACCTCTTAAAACTCTTCTTGATTTCTCTTCTTTAGAGATCAAAAACTTTGAGAAATACCCCATATTATGTACAgagatagaagaagaagaaggagaaagtATCGATGAATTCTATGTGTGAAAGTGGCGGAAGACAGAAGGGAAGGCTTAAAAAGGAGAGTATTGAGAGGGTagaaggaaaaaacaaaagtataaacaataaaataatggaAGGTGCAGGCCAAGGAACGAGGTTTTGACTGGACTCGGAGAGAAGACAAAGACGTGGAACTTTTCACACGCAGAAGCGAATTGGTCGACTAGACAAGTTATCTTttcacaaaattattattattacatcaGTGCACGGTTAACTGAAATACCTAAAACTTGTTTAGGAAGGGGAAGAAACAACAACCGACATCGTTTTGGTGCTAACTTTCACAGAAACAACAAACTTGGTTTATCGGGATGGAAAGTGTCACGtctaataaataatgtataaataataaataaaatatattaaaaaataatatataaatattatgattaagttttaatataaattaattaattttaaataatatgaattctaaatttatatttataaaaataatatattttttcaatatgatattaaaatatgactCAAATAATGGGTTTAATAACTTAACTTTTGAGTCAAATGGTAAATCTAATAGTTTAGATAGTTACATTTGAACAGAGATGTTGGAGACTAAAATTTTCACATATAATAAATGgaacatataagtatataattattgtGGCTTGGACTTTAATATATCTAAGTGATAGTATTTGAGCGAAcatattgaaaactaaaatacccacatctaataaatataatatataattatataaatattgtggATTAGACtttaacttatataaatattgtcaGTTGGAgtttaatataaactaattaattttgtgtaatatgtgttttaaaaataagagagcggtatataagaatataaatattgtGGATTTGACTTTAacataaactaattaattttgtataatatagatttcaattttaatatttgtaactctaatatatatttttgacaaaTCCCGATAAATAGAGTTAAATTccaatcaattttatttgagcTCAAaaataagtttggtttgaataagtttaagtTAAATGAATTCGAACGTAAAttctagtttaaaaattatatattttcaaattcgaatttaaaaatattcgGTTAACCAATCCGgggaattaaattttttttaatataaatcaattaaaatgattttttttttagcatTCAATTGAACTCAAAGCTGATCTCAAAATGAAACTCTGAGgtaaacttgaatttaactcCGCTCCAAAAACTTTGAGATAAACTGACTGTAATTTCCCTTAACAAAACGTTAGGAATTGAGTAAAAATTTTAGtaagagttaaattattattttttaccgATAACAgggtgatgataataataaattattatactattcttcactattttattaaattatccgTAAGATCAAA
Encoded here:
- the LOC123227423 gene encoding uncharacterized protein LOC123227423 is translated as MGYFSKFLISKEEKSRRVLRGLKTVFFLINMLISLLLFSAPVLLVIADTLLPSALLSAAISPSSLSLETLSTRFTNYDFRYSLIDIPLISIIRSAIIIFVYGLCDGPRLSRGPYLGITTMCSVLSIIFVSLKASFVFSVSNMDRDGYFRAMEMALFICSLVLAIGHIVVAYRTSCRERRKLLVYKIDIEAVSAAKNGIPRYQKILKEERVN